The Periplaneta americana isolate PAMFEO1 chromosome 16, P.americana_PAMFEO1_priV1, whole genome shotgun sequence genome segment aatttccccatcacgtaccattttccggggaaaataaattgaattttttatgacaaaacttaatttgttttcaatttttcactgctactgataaaattacaacacgttaggaattcaaaatgcctcataatacttgaaaaatgtgtactggatacaaaaatgatgttacgtagattaaaacacaacaacaataaaaatattgcatgcgtataataagaaaaatctcggaatgTGAACTaaccatttaaaagaattttctggatgacttctgtttataactagacccggaactgtcttttacaaggaaccaacaatagtctccaagtatgctggatgatgatcttcctttatatcgcctttccatttcatttcttgatgaaatctttccccatgctcgtcgcttaccgctctaGGATAGGAGGAATGAAatgcaaatgagaatgtaaaaagtgtattttgagagacatattacaccccattttctcatatgcacttgacatggtttccacaacaagttctatgtagttgtctgctctAGGATttacaaggaaatttgagcaaacgtctttgaaagcgtgcCATGAcatttttctgtaatggaaagtttttcctcaaacaaagagacagccataactttgtgaatttgtaatCCGATGAAagtgccctcttttaatttgccttcactcagactggtaaaattttctttcaaatactgaaaactacatccttgtttgttcattgcatagacctcgcTTTGAAATGtcttgaaatttacttaatagaagggaccaatttctctttatttattagaagtacaaaagaacatgccaacaaccataaaaaCCCGGAAATAAgacataaactcataaaatgcattagtttttgttttggtttacaacccccaacccgcgccagatgtttcctgggggacgcttatcaaaaagtgaaattatagtatattttaaaaaccttacgtgatacaaagaaaatagatggattttcgtattcaacgcacatcaaaccataaggacACATTGTTTTTtgagtcggagcaaaattcttgttgttcagtctaATTGAACAGGTGAAACATTCATCTTTTTTCTCGGTATTTGCTGACGAGACCGTTGATATCAGCGGTACAGTGCAATTATTGTCCATCGGTGTTCGCTATTTGCGCTGTAAATGTGATCAAGAAAAGAAGAAACTGATAATTTGTGAGCAATTCTTAGGTTATCTGTCGTTCTAAAATCGAGATTAAAAAtcgattttaaaaatcattatccgatttttggaaaattgtaatttgcatttaaacAATCTAGTTGGACAAGGATATGACGGCTGAGCTGCAATGGCTGGGCATATTAGTGGAGAGCTTGTcgacaaaatacaaaaatatcagATTACTTTCTGAGAACTATCTGACCATTGTAAAAGCTTCGAAAGAACTTTCAGAAAACGAAATGAACTCGAAGACACAGAGCAAAGCTTGCAACAAATCTAAGTTATATTGCGACCGTCCTAgtgattgctacttatttctccAAACTTGAACCTGTACGCAACTCAGCAAGTGAGCATGAACATAATGGCTGTGAATGATCACGTAGCAAAACTAACCAGTGCTTTTCAATCTCATCGCGATAATTCCCTAACAGAGTTCAGAACTATGAGAAAGCACAACAAGTTTGCGAAGAACTAGATGTTGAATTAAAATTCCGACGAGTGGTTGGAAAACAGACACAAAGGTCGAACCACCCTTCTGAAAATGTAGAAGATTTCGTCAGAAGAGCAATCTTCATCCCTTACTTAGACTATTATTTCTTCTCTGAGAGATTGTTTCTTTCATATGCACGAGAAAACATTTTCGCTTATGCCGCTCCATTTAGATGAAATGAAAAAATCAGATAGATAAAGTGTCATTTCTAGCTGTTACGAAAAAGATACATAGTCTTTACCAAATTTTATCGCTGAAGCTACCACATGATATGAGCTGTGGAAAAATGAACCAACAATCCTGATTGAGTATGCAGATTTGATTTGGAAAGCAACACCATTTTACCCGCCTGTAGCAGAGGCTATAAAAATTGGTATAACTCTTCCGACGACATGTGCCATCGAACGCTCATTTAGTACGTTACTCGAGTCTAAACTTGGAATCGATCTACAATGAGCGACGAGAGGGTAAATGAGTTGTAAATGCGCGTAGGAAAATGGCACAAGAGGACGCTGAATTCATCGACAATGTAACAAATGAATTTGGAAGGCGGCCAAGACGACTAAAATTCTTATCCCAAAATTGACTTCCTGTTCTTACAGTGTATTTATGTGTCTTAAAATATACGCTCAgtaatttttgcaaatttaacattctgaaaatgaaataattttgtatttgatattttatattttaaaacatttatgaTTTTCCATTTCAGCAGTTTTATGCATATCTACTAATTTCCTAGGGGGTACAAATCCATCCCCTTCCACCCCCTGCTGGCGCCCATGTCCCTCTGCTACGATTTTTCTCTTTGTTATGACTTTAAAAAGAAGCAGTGAGAATAACTCTGTGTTTAATGAAGTGTAAtaataagaaatagtaataatttaaacTCAGCTAACTACAACGCTTGTTTCTGACTTCTAACATATAAACAGAATAGCACACTAAACACTCTAAAAATCTAAGTACACTTAACATTCCTGCTACGTTTAATGTGCGTGTTAATATTCTATTAGGAAGAACAAAGATAGTCACGAATTGGAAACTTCCCACCTCTGGCTAATGGATTCTAATTCCATAAATTCCTTTTAAATCAACGCAATTCAGTATAACTGAACTGCCATATATAAAGGTCCAACAAATGTTCAGTTGTCATAAGCTTGTGTGCCACCTTCAAGCAACACTTCCTCAGTTACCATGGCAACTTTAACAGTAAGTATTTCGAACATTTCGTTACAACTTACTTTCTTAAGATATAACTAAGTTATTTCGAGAAGTACATCAATACACTAGAAAGGATATAttcacattttatattatttattatttctcaggTCGCTGCAATGCTTTTTGTGCTTTGTGCTGCATCGCTCGCTGATCATCATGAAGAACATCATTAtgtaagaatttattttaaaatacttagGACTTAGTCTAAACTTCAACTATTCGTGTAATATTGGTTTATCAATAGGAAATTTGGATcttaattctaattttttttaactcattGAATAATTGTGTAACACTGAATCAAATTTTGCACTGTCACCTTCAAAAACTTCAATCCCCCAATGTTATAAATATTTCTCAATAGAATTATAACTAGATTTGAAATATTCGTATTTAAACTAGTATATTTCAGAGATTAATATCCaattgcatttaatttaaattcttctGTTCCTAACAGGCACACCCCAAATATGAGTTCAAGTACGGAGTGAAGGATCCACACACTCACGACATCAAGGAACAGGCTGAGAAACGAGATGGACACAAAGTCGAGGGTCACTACATGTTGGTGGAACCTGACGGTACTATCCGTACTGTACACTACAACGCTGACAAACACACCGGATTCCATGCTCACGTGCACAGAGCAGGTCACGCCATTCACCCCATTCACCCCATCCATCACGAGAAGAAGGTGGAAACCCACAAAGCTGAAGAAGGCAGTTCTCATCATAAAGCATCCAGCTACAGCAACTCTCATCTGCacgtttaattattttattcgaataaatgttttgtattattagtgagaataaaataataaaatttaatgaagattacTCTGTGTCCATTATTGATTAAACCTTatggtaatttaattttaacggaTTTTCGTTTTAGTTCCtaataatttttcatataatcaacaaaatttctccaaaatattcaaataatagaTCAGTCGTGGAATGTATTGACTGGAAACATCGAAATGCTTCTTGGGCTACTCTCAACCCTTATTATTGTATCTGTGGTGAATTAATCTGTTTTCCTTGTTGACGAGTCTCTATATGACATACAACTTTTCAGTACTATTATATGTAGTGACTTTCAAAATATTTGTGCAGTTATGACTAAAATTACAGTGCTAAACCCTTCTGTATTACTGTTATGATTTGGGGAAAAATGTCCCTTTGTATTCGCTCGGATCTTAACCCACTCTCAGAACATtccaatataaatatttcatgggAAGAAGAGTATTTAGTTATAAGTAGCTATTGCATTATTTTGCAACGAATGGAGATGTTATATTctgaatatgaataatattgtaataatattgaACATTGTAAAGAATATATCAGTAAGTATGGGAAACTTCCTTTGAAATTTGATCCTCAGATTTTTTGAGATGATACCTATAACATTTTAGTTGTGATTCGAAATTGACATTAGATGACTAATGTTCTTGAATATTGATGTAATTGCTTCATCTGATTATCATATTCTCTATATTTGCGTGATAAATTAGTTCAGTtgttgttaaatatattgtggacaaaaaaaatatgtttcatgttttccttttaattatttgaaaatcggcgttaaataaatttatcattatatcTCTTAACCGTTTGTCGGTGTTCATTTTTCGATCTTGTTACTGTgaccaaaaatatttatatttctaatgtTTGCAATATCAAGACATGtacaaaatatattagttattaacTGTAGAATTATAATTGAATACTGATTTTCCGCTTTTCTACgatatttttcttgtaaatttgGGGATTCATTTGAGTGTTAGCTATAACCTGTCCCCTTCCCAATCTTATTTAACTCTTTACCATCACTTTCCATTATACATCATATCATCTACCTCAATAGACTTTCCATCTATCCGTGAAAGTCTCGTCCCCAGTAAAACGTGTCCTTTGTTGGCATAACATTGGACCACGACACTGTGGAGAAATCCGGAAATGAAAAATAACTTTGTGATGATTTTCTGAACTTAAAGCGAGATTCCATAGCGAATAACGCCTTCATCATCAACAgagtaaaaattttattttggcATATGATACGTAGACATTCTCGATCTTCTAATATCTTGATAATGTCGTTAATAACCATACGAAGATCTAGGTCTCATTAGCTGTAATAGCGTTCTTTACAAAGTCAACTTCTTGATTTAGTCGTAAAAGGGATTTTGACTATCCATAACTGCTCTTTTGACATATTGCTTTTTGTATCACAGTTTCACTTCTGGTTGAGTgctagagaaggccgtatggtcttaactctgtccggttaaataaaccattattattattat includes the following:
- the LOC138691385 gene encoding cuticle protein 19-like; this translates as MATLTVAAMLFVLCAASLADHHEEHHYAHPKYEFKYGVKDPHTHDIKEQAEKRDGHKVEGHYMLVEPDGTIRTVHYNADKHTGFHAHVHRAGHAIHPIHPIHHEKKVETHKAEEGSSHHKASSYSNSHLHV